In Zobellia roscoffensis, the following are encoded in one genomic region:
- a CDS encoding YciI family protein, giving the protein MENLQDFMLLFRMQPSTEHPTTDQLSEMQQKWGSFIGGIAAQAKLVSTTRLAFEGATIDNQLNVSTGITIANNETLSGNMVIKATTVKEATEIAKGCPILAMGGSVEVRGIIPMEV; this is encoded by the coding sequence ATGGAAAATCTTCAAGACTTCATGTTGCTATTCCGGATGCAACCTAGCACCGAACACCCCACTACTGATCAATTAAGTGAAATGCAGCAAAAGTGGGGCTCTTTTATTGGTGGTATTGCTGCACAGGCTAAACTTGTAAGCACAACTCGGTTGGCTTTTGAGGGAGCTACAATTGACAACCAATTAAATGTTAGCACAGGAATTACCATAGCGAACAACGAGACCCTAAGTGGTAACATGGTCATTAAAGCAACCACCGTTAAAGAGGCTACTGAAATAGCAAAAGGATGCCCTATTCTTGCCATGGGCGGTTCTGTAGAAGTGAGAGGCATAATACCAATGGAAGTTTAA
- a CDS encoding Crp/Fnr family transcriptional regulator yields the protein MISQDHFLNNIFTPSNFSDEELATIIPKFKKVTFSKNDFILEEGKTENHYWFIESGFARSYVVNTEGKDITTNFYAVGDIVIDWTSFFLRNPTRENIQALTDCVCWQLDFDTFQELFHSIRSFREQGRTTLVNSYFALKKQSVAMIADQASERYLKLLREKPHIIQNISLKHIATYLGVTDTSLSRIRKEISGE from the coding sequence ATGATAAGCCAAGATCATTTTCTAAATAACATATTCACGCCTTCTAATTTTTCGGATGAAGAACTGGCCACGATTATCCCTAAATTTAAAAAAGTTACTTTCTCCAAAAACGACTTTATACTAGAGGAAGGAAAAACGGAAAATCACTATTGGTTTATTGAAAGTGGCTTTGCACGCTCTTATGTGGTGAATACCGAAGGGAAAGATATCACCACAAACTTTTATGCCGTTGGTGATATTGTTATTGACTGGACCTCTTTTTTCCTTAGAAACCCTACGAGAGAAAACATTCAGGCTTTAACGGATTGCGTATGTTGGCAGTTAGATTTTGATACTTTTCAAGAACTCTTTCACAGCATACGTAGTTTTAGGGAACAAGGGCGCACAACATTGGTAAACAGTTATTTCGCTTTAAAGAAGCAAAGTGTAGCTATGATTGCGGACCAAGCTTCCGAGCGGTACCTAAAGCTGTTAAGAGAAAAACCGCATATTATTCAGAATATTTCGCTTAAACATATTGCTACATATTTGGGTGTTACGGACACTTCTTTAAGCCGAATTAGAAAAGAGATTTCGGGCGAATAG